The following are from one region of the Streptomyces decoyicus genome:
- a CDS encoding DUF881 domain-containing protein, which translates to MSTEETPEPVKKPEQSVQPERAERPEPVAKSERAERPEPESKALESEPDQPEPERSEPGRPEAGQDRGPAGRLPMPPESRSIPERADSEEETEAQEPDSAGQKTDKGADSSTPDVIADDGSAERPKNGRERLVASLWPPRLTRAQLIVALLLFILGLGLAIQVRSTSDSSALRGARQEDLVRILDELDNRSQRLTDEQRRLEGQKTELANSSDQAEEARKQTVEKEQQLGVLAGTVAAQGPGINLTIDDPTHSVEADKLLDTIQELRAAGAEAIQVNDVRVVANTSLSDLQGGVGIDGKRVAQPFRFKVIGKPEDLEPALNIPGGVVQTLEKEQAKVSVTREEKIIVDALREAKRPDYARSSSQ; encoded by the coding sequence ATGTCGACCGAGGAGACCCCGGAGCCGGTGAAGAAGCCGGAGCAGTCGGTGCAGCCGGAGCGGGCGGAGCGGCCCGAGCCGGTGGCGAAGTCGGAGCGGGCGGAGCGGCCCGAGCCGGAGTCGAAGGCGCTTGAGTCGGAGCCGGACCAGCCGGAGCCGGAGCGGTCGGAGCCGGGCCGGCCGGAAGCGGGGCAGGACAGGGGCCCGGCCGGCCGGCTGCCGATGCCGCCCGAGAGCCGGAGCATCCCGGAGCGGGCGGACTCCGAAGAGGAGACCGAAGCGCAGGAACCGGACAGTGCTGGACAGAAGACGGACAAAGGGGCAGACTCCTCGACTCCGGATGTGATCGCCGATGACGGGAGTGCGGAGCGCCCGAAGAACGGTCGGGAGCGGCTGGTGGCGAGCCTGTGGCCGCCGCGGCTGACCCGGGCTCAACTGATCGTCGCGTTGCTCCTGTTCATTCTCGGACTCGGTCTGGCGATTCAGGTACGTTCCACAAGTGACAGCAGTGCGCTGCGGGGTGCGCGCCAGGAAGACTTGGTGCGCATTCTGGACGAGCTGGACAACCGCTCCCAGCGGTTGACCGACGAACAGCGGCGCCTGGAAGGGCAGAAGACCGAGCTGGCGAACAGCTCGGACCAGGCCGAGGAGGCCCGTAAACAGACCGTGGAGAAGGAACAGCAGCTGGGTGTGCTGGCCGGGACCGTCGCGGCGCAGGGGCCCGGCATCAACCTGACCATCGATGACCCGACGCACTCCGTCGAGGCGGACAAGCTGCTGGACACCATCCAGGAGCTGCGGGCGGCCGGCGCCGAGGCCATCCAGGTCAATGACGTCCGGGTCGTCGCGAACACCTCCCTCTCGGATCTTCAGGGTGGTGTGGGGATCGACGGCAAGCGCGTCGCGCAGCCGTTCCGCTTCAAGGTCATCGGGAAGCCGGAGGACCTCGAACCGGCGCTGAACATTCCCGGCGGAGTGGTTCAGACGCTGGAAAAGGAGCAGGCCAAGGTGTCTGTGACCCGTGAGGAGAAGATCATTGTGGACGCCTTGCGAGAGGCGAAGCGGCCTGACTACGCTCGGTCGTCATCGCAGTGA
- a CDS encoding mannose-1-phosphate guanyltransferase, translating to MKAVVMAGGEGTRLRPMTSSMPKPLLPVANRPIMEHVLRLLKRHGLNETVVTVQFLASLVKNYFGDGEELGMELTYANEEKPLGTAGSVKNAEEALKDDAFLVISGDALTDFDLTDLIRFHKEKGALVTVCLTRVPNPLEFGITIVDEAGKVERFLEKPTWGQVFSDTVNTGIYVMEPEVFDYFEPDVPVDWSGDVFPQLMKEGKPIYGYIAEGYWEDVGTHESYVKAQADVLEGKVDVEIDGFEISPGVWVAEGADVHPDAVLRGPLYIGDYAKIEAEAELREHTVVGSNVVVKSGAFLHRAVVHDNVYIGQQSNLRGCVIGKNTDIMRAARIEDGAVIGDECLIGEESIVQGNVRVYPFKTIEAGAFVNTSVIWESRGQAHLFGARGVSGILNVEITPELAVRLAGAYATTLKKGSTVTTARDHSRGARALKRAVISALQASAIDVRDLENVPLPVARQQTARGSAGGIMVRTTPGVPDSVDIMFFDERGADLSQAGQRKLDRVFARQEYRRAFPGEIGDLIFPASVFDSYTGSLLRAVDITGIGEAGLKVVVDASNGSAGLVLPSLLGRLGVDSLTINPGLDESRPTETADARRSGLVRLGEIVASARAAFGVRFDPVGERLSLVDERGRIIEDDRALLVMLDLVAAERRTGRVALPVTTTRIAEQVAAYHGTQVEWTTTSPDDLTRVGREDGTVFGGDGMGGFIVPEFSSVFDGAAAFVRLIGLVARTQLTLSQIDARIPRAHVQRRDLATPWAVKGLVMRHVVEAAGDRDVDTTDGVRVVEPDGRWVLVLPDPAEAVTHLWAEGPDDASAQQLLDEWSAVVDSAGR from the coding sequence ATGAAGGCCGTTGTGATGGCCGGCGGCGAAGGAACACGACTTCGCCCTATGACGTCCAGCATGCCCAAGCCCCTGCTTCCTGTTGCCAACAGGCCGATCATGGAGCATGTACTCAGGCTGCTGAAACGGCATGGTCTCAATGAGACCGTCGTAACCGTGCAATTCCTCGCCTCGCTCGTAAAGAACTACTTCGGCGATGGCGAAGAGCTCGGAATGGAGCTCACCTATGCCAATGAGGAAAAGCCACTCGGCACCGCGGGCAGCGTGAAGAATGCCGAGGAAGCCCTCAAGGACGACGCTTTCCTCGTCATCTCCGGTGACGCCCTCACGGACTTCGATCTCACCGATCTGATCCGGTTCCACAAGGAAAAGGGCGCCCTCGTCACCGTCTGCCTCACGCGGGTGCCCAACCCGCTCGAATTCGGCATCACCATCGTCGACGAGGCCGGCAAGGTCGAACGTTTCCTGGAAAAGCCCACCTGGGGCCAGGTCTTCTCCGACACGGTCAACACCGGTATCTACGTCATGGAGCCGGAGGTCTTCGACTACTTCGAGCCCGATGTGCCGGTCGACTGGTCCGGCGATGTCTTTCCGCAGCTCATGAAGGAAGGCAAGCCGATCTACGGCTATATTGCCGAGGGCTACTGGGAGGATGTCGGCACTCACGAAAGCTATGTGAAGGCCCAGGCCGATGTGCTCGAAGGCAAGGTCGATGTCGAAATCGACGGCTTCGAGATCTCGCCGGGCGTATGGGTCGCCGAGGGCGCCGACGTCCACCCCGACGCGGTGCTCCGCGGCCCGTTGTACATCGGTGACTACGCCAAGATCGAAGCGGAAGCCGAGCTTCGCGAGCACACCGTCGTCGGCTCCAATGTCGTCGTCAAGAGCGGTGCGTTCCTGCACCGGGCCGTGGTGCACGACAACGTCTACATCGGGCAGCAGAGCAATCTGCGCGGCTGTGTGATCGGCAAGAACACCGACATCATGCGGGCCGCCCGGATCGAGGACGGTGCCGTCATCGGCGACGAATGCCTCATCGGCGAGGAGTCGATCGTCCAGGGCAATGTGCGGGTCTATCCGTTCAAGACCATCGAGGCCGGCGCGTTCGTCAACACCTCGGTGATCTGGGAGTCCCGCGGCCAGGCTCATCTGTTCGGCGCCCGCGGTGTGTCCGGGATTCTCAATGTCGAGATCACGCCGGAACTCGCCGTGCGGCTCGCGGGCGCGTATGCCACCACGCTCAAGAAGGGCTCCACGGTCACCACCGCGCGAGACCACTCCCGTGGCGCGCGGGCACTGAAGCGCGCGGTGATCTCCGCTCTTCAGGCCAGCGCCATCGACGTACGCGACCTGGAGAACGTCCCGTTGCCGGTCGCACGCCAGCAGACCGCCCGGGGCAGCGCCGGCGGCATCATGGTCCGGACGACGCCCGGAGTGCCGGACTCCGTCGACATCATGTTCTTCGACGAGCGGGGCGCCGACCTCTCGCAGGCCGGGCAGCGCAAGCTCGACCGGGTCTTCGCCCGCCAGGAGTACCGTCGCGCCTTCCCCGGCGAGATCGGTGATCTGATCTTCCCGGCCAGCGTCTTCGACTCCTATACCGGCAGCCTGTTGCGGGCCGTGGACATCACGGGCATCGGCGAGGCGGGACTGAAGGTCGTCGTGGACGCCTCGAACGGCAGTGCCGGCCTTGTCCTGCCCAGCCTCCTGGGCCGGCTCGGTGTGGACTCCCTGACCATCAACCCCGGGCTCGACGAGTCCCGGCCGACCGAGACGGCCGACGCCCGGCGTTCCGGGCTCGTCCGGCTCGGGGAGATCGTGGCCTCGGCACGGGCGGCGTTCGGTGTGCGCTTCGACCCCGTGGGCGAGCGGCTGTCCCTCGTGGACGAGCGCGGCCGGATCATCGAGGACGACCGGGCGCTGCTGGTCATGCTGGATCTGGTCGCGGCCGAACGGCGCACCGGGCGGGTGGCGCTTCCGGTGACCACGACCCGGATCGCCGAGCAGGTGGCGGCGTACCACGGCACGCAGGTGGAGTGGACGACGACGTCGCCCGACGATCTGACCCGGGTGGGACGCGAAGACGGCACCGTCTTCGGCGGGGACGGCATGGGCGGCTTCATCGTCCCCGAGTTCAGCAGCGTCTTCGACGGCGCGGCGGCGTTCGTCCGGTTGATCGGCCTGGTGGCCCGCACCCAGCTCACGCTCAGCCAGATCGATGCCCGGATCCCGCGGGCGCATGTCCAGCGCCGTGACCTGGCCACTCCCTGGGCGGTCAAGGGGCTCGTCATGCGGCATGTCGTCGAGGCGGCCGGTGACCGGGACGTGGACACGACCGACGGCGTACGGGTCGTGGAGCCCGACGGCCGCTGGGTTCTGGTGCTGCCCGACCCCGCTGAGGCCGTCACCCACTTGTGGGCGGAAGGCCCCGATGACGCCTCCGCCCAGCAGCTGCTGGACGAGTGGTCCGCAGTGGTGGACAGCGCAGGACGCTGA
- a CDS encoding CDP-alcohol phosphatidyltransferase family protein, which produces MEVQETRVQTDRVLTIPNVLSMARLVGVPVFLWLILWPEFGGPNADVWALLILALSGVSDYLDGKLARRWNQISSLGRILDPAADRLYILSTLVGLTWREILPLWLTAALLARELMLLIAVGFLGRHGYGPPQVNFLGKAATFNLMYAFPLLLLSDRKGWLHELATVFGWAFAGWGTALYWWAGILYVVQVRRLIRADTTAD; this is translated from the coding sequence GTGGAGGTCCAGGAGACGCGGGTCCAGACGGATCGCGTCCTCACCATCCCGAATGTCCTGAGCATGGCGCGCCTCGTTGGCGTGCCGGTGTTCCTGTGGCTGATCCTGTGGCCGGAATTCGGTGGCCCGAACGCTGATGTCTGGGCGCTCCTGATCCTCGCGCTGAGCGGTGTCAGTGACTACCTGGACGGCAAACTCGCCCGTCGCTGGAACCAGATCAGCAGTCTGGGGCGAATCCTCGACCCGGCTGCCGACCGCCTCTACATCCTGTCCACCCTCGTCGGTCTGACGTGGCGCGAGATCCTGCCGCTCTGGCTCACCGCGGCCCTGCTGGCACGGGAACTGATGCTGCTCATCGCGGTCGGATTCCTCGGACGCCACGGTTACGGGCCTCCCCAGGTGAACTTCCTGGGCAAAGCGGCTACGTTCAACTTGATGTATGCCTTCCCGTTGCTCCTCCTGAGCGACAGGAAGGGCTGGCTTCACGAACTCGCCACTGTTTTCGGATGGGCGTTCGCAGGATGGGGTACGGCGCTCTACTGGTGGGCAGGGATCCTCTACGTGGTCCAGGTCCGTCGACTCATCAGGGCGGACACCACGGCCGACTGA
- a CDS encoding small basic family protein, whose protein sequence is MIAVLGLIVGVVVGLVVRPVVPTVVEPYLPIAVVAALDAVFGGLRAMLDGIFDDKVFVVSFLSNVVVAALIVFLGDKLGVGAQLSTGVVVVLGIRIFSNAAAIRRHVFRA, encoded by the coding sequence GTGATCGCCGTATTGGGCCTCATCGTGGGAGTCGTGGTCGGACTTGTCGTCCGACCCGTGGTGCCGACGGTGGTCGAGCCCTACTTGCCGATCGCTGTCGTCGCGGCGCTGGATGCCGTGTTCGGTGGTCTGCGCGCGATGCTGGACGGCATCTTCGACGACAAGGTCTTCGTGGTCTCCTTCCTGTCGAATGTCGTCGTCGCCGCGCTGATCGTCTTCCTCGGCGACAAGTTGGGCGTCGGCGCCCAACTCTCCACCGGCGTCGTCGTGGTGCTGGGTATCCGGATCTTCTCCAACGCCGCCGCGATCCGCCGGCACGTCTTCCGGGCGTGA
- a CDS encoding DUF881 domain-containing protein: protein MSQQRPDRSNTNTPAARPDASMSLLNNVMDHSLDDGYAEAAARKSEAGVRGLPRTLRAKLGLAAGLVLAAVVVTVGAAQARISAPTLAKERTELINRIQKGTGEADRQQQRVDALRDDVSRMQREALKKHGGDKAELLALLSGSSQATGPGVKLVVDDAKGAESHGGGPRESSGFSDTGRVRDRDMQRVVNGLWASGAEAISVNGQRLTSLSAIRAAGDAILVDNKPLVPPYTVLAVGDGQRLSTAFQGSADGQYLHVLQENYGVRTRISAENEVTLPPAPSLIVRTAKPQAGAAKADGADTGKGTS from the coding sequence ATGTCGCAGCAGCGCCCCGATCGGAGCAACACGAACACGCCGGCCGCGCGCCCCGATGCGTCCATGTCGCTGCTGAACAATGTGATGGATCACAGCCTCGACGACGGATATGCCGAGGCCGCCGCGCGGAAGTCCGAAGCCGGCGTGCGCGGCCTGCCGCGTACTTTGCGGGCGAAGTTGGGCCTCGCGGCCGGTCTGGTGCTCGCCGCGGTCGTGGTGACGGTGGGGGCGGCGCAGGCGCGGATATCCGCACCGACGCTGGCCAAGGAGCGTACGGAGCTGATCAACCGCATCCAGAAGGGCACCGGCGAGGCGGACCGGCAGCAGCAGCGGGTCGATGCGCTCCGGGACGACGTCAGCAGAATGCAGCGCGAGGCGCTGAAGAAGCACGGCGGCGACAAGGCCGAACTGCTGGCTCTGCTCTCCGGTTCCTCGCAGGCCACCGGGCCCGGCGTGAAGCTCGTCGTGGACGACGCCAAGGGCGCGGAGTCCCATGGCGGCGGTCCGCGCGAGAGCAGTGGTTTTTCGGACACGGGGCGGGTACGCGACAGGGACATGCAACGCGTGGTCAACGGCCTGTGGGCGTCCGGTGCGGAGGCCATCTCCGTCAATGGACAGCGGCTTACGTCACTCTCGGCGATCAGAGCCGCAGGAGACGCCATACTGGTCGACAACAAGCCACTGGTGCCGCCTTATACGGTGCTGGCGGTGGGGGACGGGCAGCGGCTGAGCACCGCGTTCCAGGGCAGCGCCGATGGCCAGTACCTGCATGTGTTGCAGGAGAACTACGGCGTACGTACCAGGATTTCCGCGGAGAACGAGGTCACGCTGCCGCCCGCGCCCAGTTTGATCGTACGTACCGCAAAGCCACAGGCCGGTGCCGCCAAGGCGGACGGCGCCGACACAGGGAAGGGCACATCGTGA